TTGATGCAGCGGGAACAGATGCTACCGAGGACTTTTTTGATCTACGTATGGCCATCATCATTACTATAGCTTGTGAAGCTAACGGAATTCAATAGATAGTGACGAAGCCGAGAAGCTACTGCCTGCATACCATATCGGTAGACTTTCACCCTCCACGGAGCCGTCCAACATGATCCCTCCCGAGCCTCAAGAAGCCGGTGCTCCGTTCCTCCAGAGGGATGCTTGGAAGAAGGTGGTCCTGCATGAAAAGCAACGGCTCTCACATGACACGCGCCTTTTCACTCTCAAATGGCAGCACGACAGCCAGGAATTTGGCTTGCCCGTCGGAAAGCACATCTTCCTACGCCTTAAGAATCCAATTTCGGGCGAGCAGATCGTTCGACCCTATACTCCCATTGCTGCGCGTTGCGAATCCGGCGAGGTCGATCTAGTGGTTAAGATTTACAATGATAAAGACGCAAAGAAGTGCGGCAAGATGACAACGACAATCGATCTTGCTTCAATGGGCTCGTTGGTTGAGCTCAAAGGACCTATTGGCAACTTTGAATACGCCGGACGGGGCAACTGCCTCATCTCGGGCAGGGAGTGCTATACAAAACGATTCATCATGATCTCTGCTGGGTCGGGCATAACTCCCATGATCCAGATTCTCAGGGCCATAGCTTCTGATGATAGCGACTCCACTGAGTGTCTTCTTCTGAGCGGTAACCGCTGTGAGGAGGATATTCTGTGCAAGGACCAACTGGACAGCCTAGAAAGGGAGAACAAACGGTTCCGGGTCGTATACACACTCAGTAAGCCCTGTGACGGATGGTCTGGCTGTAGAGGCCGACTAGGTCAAGAACTCCTAGAAGCAGAGGTCGGTTCCCCAACGCCAGGGAGTGCAGAGATGGTCCTTCTTTGTGGACCACCAGCAATGGAAGCGACCGTCACCGAACTGTTGTCGAAGAAGGGATGGAAGGATAGGGATATCGTTcgattttaaaatataggaTGCTTGCAGACTTAAAGTATGTACTTAGAGGCGATAAAGTTTTCAACAtgtagtattatttaaacgAGAGATAGACTCAGAAAGGTGGAAATCAACGTCAGAGTTACAGTATGCTCTGTATCGTTTCCATCGCGTATTGATTATAGATGCCGAAATATATGCCACGACCCTACTAACATGAACCCACTGGCTTCCCGAACATGTAGGGATGATCATGCAGGGATCAACAGCTGAGCCAATATTAATGTTTTCATTTCAGAGACCCAACGCCAGAGTCTATATAAGAGGTCTAGGAATTCTCTCAAGTTAGCATGCTAAATGCTTTCGTGTAATATTGCACAATTTCAGCATCGAAGGTCCCGCGTCCCATAAAAAGGTTTTTGAGTGCCTAAAATAGTTTCAAGGCTACAGTGACTGCTTATCAAATTCCGCTATATCACAACAAAGTTGAGAGGTGGGATACTGTATTTCATACGGGAGTTAGTGAAGAAGAACACACATCATGTATAGAGTCTGAAGACAAGCACATTAAGTCAATATAGCCACAATTTACGAGCAATATTATAAGATCAAGTTGAGTTGCTATAAGCTAGGTTTACAGCTGTCTAGCGTTGACATTCTCTACATCGAATCAAGATGGTGTCCCACTTTACTTGTTTTGTGCTTCCTTGAGATCGCTGCGTTCCTGCACCATAGCAGCAATACACTGAGCAGCTTCCGATTCCATATTCGCGAAACCCTTGATGACACCCTCTCGGTCTCCCTTTCGCATCTCTTGGCTCATTTTGAACTTGCCCTCGAGACGATGAATAGAGATCTCGATGCCGAtgatgttcttcttcattaGCTCAATGTAGCGTTCCGGCGCATCCGATACCTTCCACGGCCCAGGTTGATCCCCCTTTCCGGTGTAGTTCATAATCGACTTTTCTGTATGTTCAGAGAGATCctcgagctgcttctgcaGAAACTTGGACGAGGCTTCAGACTTGCTGTCGTAGTAGAGCGTAGCGCGGCCATAGGCCTGTACAGCAGCGTAGTTCCACGTAGGCACAACTTTAGCAGTAGTTGGCTTTGTCTCAGTGTAGAACTTTGGAGTGACGTAGTGATGAGGCGCTGCCGTGAAGAGGACGAGAACCTCCTGTTCTAAGACGTTGGATCCGCTGCCTTCCAACGCCGCGATCATGGCCTGGCTCTGGGGGTTCTGCCTGGTGATGTGGCCTCGCAGAACTCCGAGCTCAGTGTCGCTCCCTTCGTCTTGGACATCGAGAACGAATGGAATGTGGCTAGCTTGTATATGCGAGTGCTTGTCTGAGGGGATAGCGGTGGTGAGGACGCCAAGTGCGTTGTCGCGGACCAGCTGTCGCAAGACAGGGATACGCGTCTCGACGTGGGCTGAAGAAAGGATCATGATGATTGACTTGGAAAATGATGTGATTTGGTATGGCACTTCAAGTTGGAACTTCATGGTGAAGTACGGTCTATAAGTACTTGAGTTGTTCCTTTGAGTCACAGGACATGGTCATGATGAAGCCGGCTTCATGAACGAGTCGTCGTTCTGACTAAGAAAAGTTGTTAATACGCCTCACGGAATTGGGTAATGGCAATGCTGCTTCTCCCCACCATGACCGGAAAACCATTCACTCAGCAAATTGGATACTTGGGAATGCGAATGAAACTGGTGGATACAGACTTCGTATTGAGGAAGCACAAGTCGTCTCTCACCATCTCCGCGGAAATAAACCACAATAAGCATGCTTAGGCGAGGCGCGCTAGTTGACTTTGCGTTAGCACGCTACTGATTGCTttcactgactgactgactccGAGATTTGGAATCATGCATGCTGGGTGAATCATTCCGCCATGTACTTGATTCCAAAAAAGCGTTACCTTTAGTCATGAAATCGCTTTCCTGCTTGGCCCGGAACCGGTCCGTGACTCATGTGACGTGACAATTTCGTTGCTTTGTTTCATTCCCAGAAGAGGCAATAGAAAACATGACAATGATCATTGGTCCTGTACCGAAAACATCGCTTCTTATAGCGGAGTGTgcttaaaataagctaaagtctTTGTagctccttgcccttgattCAATCATTTATCCTAGTTAGCGGCTACTACCACTGGATCATCACTTGCATTGATATGCTTGTCTCACAGCAGCGAGGAAATTCACGTCACCCTAGATGTCTTGCTGATGAGGGCATCGACCAGTGAGAAAGGCCCATGTTTTATCGTGCTGCGAAAAGTTATGAAACATCCTTCCAGTACAAGATATAAAGTACGCCTAAATagaagttataatataaatatgaCAAGAATTTCTAgtcctcttttttttccccttAAAGCAAAGGATGGGCCGTTGAGTAAAGCCACATTTCGGTGGCTTCAGCTGAGGCACAAAACTGGTGGTGGCTGAGTCTTGAAACAACGCCTTCCCAATGTTCTGCCCAATCATACCCAACGGGTAAGCGCGATGATGGTGGCTGCCACAGACTGCACGTGAGGCCTCTCTCGAATCAGGCTGTGAAGTCAGACCTCCTACTtgctcattcttcttctcacaTCAACCGAACATCAGATACTTCATACGCGACACTGAAGCTATGGAGCTTTCCCGGCCCGCGGGTTCGCAAATCGTCGCCGCTTCTCGGCCTCACGCTGGTCAGGATGCTTCAGCCGCACCTGTCAGGGAGCTTGAGAGAACTATCGCGGGGTTTCAAGCCATCTTGACCGACGAGGACCGCAAAAAGCTGCAGCAGCTCAAAACGACGTCGCACGACTCGCAAAGCATCATCACTTTCACGGCCGAGTTggatcttcttgacaagaacagGCGAGGGAAGAGTGTTGCCTCGAGATTGGCTTCTTTCTTGCAGACAATTGAACAGTTTACGCCTATAGTCGACACCTACATCCAATCGAATCCCGATATCGCGGCGCTTATCTGGGGCTCAATTAAACTAACATTTCTGGTACGTGATGCTAATGCAAGTCTGACACTTGTCGCCCGCTTAGTGACAATAACGCTATTCGTGTCAACCCCAGATCCATTACTAACCATCGGCTTTCGGTAGTTCCTCGCCAACTTCGCATCCTACTTCCAATCATTCGTTGAGCTCCTCCACGGATTCGGTTCACTTTGCACGCGATTCGCCGAGTACCAAGTCATTTTCAATGAATCCTCGCGTCTGAGGCGATCCGTTTGCGAGTTTCACACTTCAGTTGTTACTTGCTGCCAGCAGATTGTGTTGGCAATTAGGCGACCCTGTGCGTATGGTAGGGGCCAGGGACTGGTGGAGAGATACGCTAATCTCTCCTTTAGTGAAGAATCAACTTGTGAAGGCAATTACTCAATCCTTTCAGTCTGAGCTTCGAGGCTACGTGGAGGACATCAGAGCGAAAGCAGAGGAAGTTCAAGGCGATATCCAATTGGCCAAGGCTCAGTGCGACCGTTTGGAACAGCAATTGCAAACGACAGAGAGGCAAGACGCTAGCAACCATCGGAAACGGTTGATGGCTTGGACTTCCAAGGCGACGGGCGAAATGGAAGCCTTACAGGCGCAGCGAAGGAGAAATGAATCAGGTTCGGAGTGAATACCTCTTTGACTGGTGCTAGACTAATACTGCTCAGAGCAGAAACGACGTCGCTTCCTTGAGGAGCTATCTTCGTTCAACTTCACTTCAGGCTTCAACAGCACACGAAACAAACGCCATATTGGTACAGCGAAATGGGTCTTTGAAACTCCAGAATTTCAGAAATGGGTTGGAATCGATGGGTCGCCCGTCCTTCACGTCACTGGCAAAAGTGAGTCGTCTGCTACCAAAAAGAATGAATGGCTGGAGCTGACCACTGTTTGAAAGTTGGGTCTGGTAAAACAGTCTTGTCGTAAGTAATTACGCTGCTCACGCTTGAAGACACAGGCCACTGACTACTCTATCGCCTCCAGATCCTCGATTGTTGAGAAACTGTCACAAGTCAGGCCACCTCAACAGTTTgtgtctttcttttttgtcCGATTCGATGATCCGCTGAGCCTTGATGCGGACACAATTCTACGGTCTTGCGTTCAACAACTGATCTCGGCCATCAATATCGATAGTCTTGACCAACAGATAGCTTCTGAACTTGACAAAAGCCTTTCTGAGGCCAAGTGGAGTTTATTCTCTCTCCAATCACTTTCGAAACTCTATTTGTCCGCGGCGCAAGCTATTGAACACTGGttcatggttgttgatgggctGGATGAATGCAACAATGATCAACAGTCAAGATTGCTGAGATTCTTCCAAGGACTTCTTTCAGGCAATAACACGGCCTGCAACATAAGCATTCTAATCTCATCTCGAGAGACATGCACAAACGCAATCAGAAGCACCTTCCCTGGATCCCAGCGACTGACAACAGGCCTGAAGAGTACCAGTGCAGATATTGGCTCATATGttgacgacatcatcatcgataaACTATCGACTGGGGACCTAGTCATCAGCGACCCCAACTTGTTGAATGAGATTCTAGAAACAATTGCTTCCAAGGAGCAGGGAATGTGAGCAGCTTTTTTCCAACTCAAGTCTTACAAAGCTAACGATTTTACCTTATGGTCAGGTTCCTGTGGGCCTTTTTTGCTATTGAAGATATATGCTCTCGAAAGACTGACCCTGAGATTCGGCAAGCACTCCAACTTATCCCCGCTGACCTTCCTGCAACGTTTGACCGTGCCCTTGGCCGCATTGTCAAAAGGCGTAATCAAGACGTcgccaagaaggcctttaTGTGGGCAAACGCAACATTGCAACCATTGACATTGCCACAACTCCGCGAAGCGCTGTCTATCAAGCCTGGCCAACACACTCTGCGCCAGGAGGATCTCCTTAGCGGAATAGAAAGATTACCTGCTTGGTGCGAGAACTTGATTTATGTGGAGGAAACAGACAACACAGTTCGTTTCAGTCACCATTCCATCCAAGAGTATCTTTTGGCGTCAAATTCGGGTGAGCATAGGGCCCTCCACATTGACCCCGACCACTGTGATAAGCTTGCTGGCGAGGTCTGCATTACGTATGTCAATCTTGACAACTTCCAAACGGCACTAGCAGAGAGTAAAAGAGAGCCTCTGACTCCATCGGCTATGAAGATCGATCCACGTGGAATAGCTGAACAGACGATACAATCCGCCATCCAGGGTGGCGCTGGAACACGTGTTGGTCGCCTCGCTCGCCAATTTGTCAAGACGTCGAACCCAAACAGGACATCTACACAGCGCGTCTTTTCCCTGAGTTCTACCATGTCAGTTACCAGCAAAGCCCAAGGGACCGCAGACTATCCCTTTCTCGAATATGCTTCGACCAACTGGTTCAAGCATACCAAGTATGTGAATAAAAAGGAGACAGCGATTTGGAGGCTTTGCGGTCAATTGGTCCAGAAGCGCGCTAGGCACTCGCAAGGCGAGCCTTGGCATAGTACGGAATGGAAGAAGGAAGTCATGATGGGATTTCCAAATCATGACAACTCAATATCAGAACGCTACCGCCGTGCGATACGGACTATGCGTACTGACATAGTATATGAGTCGGACATCAAGCCGCCGGCCGAGCCAAGCTTCCCTCAGCTCTGCCTTGCTTTCATGTACGCTGAGCTGAACAGCTACCATGCGCTCGCATGTCATTCTTTCCAGTCGTTAGTAGAAAATCCTTGGATGATACCTGCGTTGGAAAAGGACAATTGCATTCTAGCAGCCAACAAGAATTACGAGGTCTGTCGAAATGGTTGTGCTGGTCTGATTCAGACACGTGTTAATCATGGCCAACTTGTCGCAGAGCTCAGCAAAGCGATCGCTGGTGGGATGGAATCCTTCCCACCACTACCCGATTACGAGTCGCATCCCCTATGTGGCTGCGTAGACCAACCTCCTCATGAGTTGAAATTGGATATTTGCCAGGTCTTAAAACTTGGCTATGACCAAACGATTCAACCGCACTTGCAGGCTTTCGCTATTGTAGCAAAAGCACTTGGCAACAtgagagatggagatgttCCTAACATCCCCCACATCTTCGATTTGAGTAAGACATGCAAGGAAGAGGTTGTTACTTTGCTTGAAGCTAAAAACATCCATGGTATGCTTTTGGTCGATATTCTCATCCAAGGGCTCCTATCAGCTGAAAAGTTTTACGAACCCTGGGTCTCAGCTGCCGTCGCCAGATTTGTGGGACATGACTCGAGTCCCCGACCCATTCCCCAGATGCCACAGGCCTATATGTCTGTAAGCCAATCGATAGATTATACCATCGACCTTCTAGATGATTTGTGTGGAGAGCGCCCCCCAGATAAACGTGCTCTTCGTGAACTTCGTGACTCTAAGAAGGTTATGGTTCTACATGGCGAGACTATCGCAGCAATATTTCGAAGACTCGTTATCCCTAGACTATGGCCAACTCATATGGCATCATATATAGTTGAGATGCTTTTCGGGATCTCCCTGAATTCTGATCTTCAACATATTGCCCATGCTCACGAGGACTCATTCAGGGAAGCTGTGTGGAACAATAATTGGGACATTGCGGCAGCTCTGCTAGATATTCAGCCGGCTTCTCTCGATATTTTCACTGGCTGGGGCTATTTCACCTCCATTAGAGAAGTTGTGCGGTGTCCAAACTGCTGGCGATGCACACGAAATATGGTCGGGCAGCTAACTTCCAGCGAAAAGCATCGGTACTCTTTTAGATTATGTGGGGGTCATGTCAGCCATTTCAAAGAGATCGCTCGTGCGCTTGGAGATATATACAATGCTGAGAAGGGAACTTTACTGTGCCCAGGACACAAGACAGATGCGTTGCCTAAACGAGCTCCAAAGTTGGAAGTGCCATGGTATTAATTTGCCATAATATTATGTTTTCGATCAACTCTTGTCTAGTATAAGTTCTTGGCCAACTGGAGTACCCTCATACATCCCCCCTCACATCCTTAACCTGCTTCGTCCTCTCTGAATCTGTTTGATCTCCCGTATTAACAGTTCCCTCCCTTTCCACCATCATAATAACAGCATTCTCCGCCACAGGCTTATGCGTAACTCCCTTTGGCACGACATACATATCCCCCTCCTTCATAACAACAGGCTCTTCACCTTGGATTTCCATTGTCAATTTTCCAGAGAGTAGATAGAAGAGTTCGTCAGAGTCGGGATGAGCGTGCCAGATAAATGAACCGTCAATTTTAGCGACTTTGACGTGGTGATCGTTGACGGATGCGATGAGACGAGGAGACCATTTTTCAGTGAATGAGGAGAGGGTTTCGGGGACGGAGGTTGTTTGAGGCATGGTTTTCGAGTTGGGGTGTGACTGGCTGAGATGTGTTTTTTGGAGGAGAGAGTTTTGGCTGAGAGCTCAGTCAGAATAGAGAGAAACTTAGTGGTTTGAGTTTGGGTGAGCTGAAAGTGTATCTGGCGACTGGCGTcatatataaggctaagctTATAGTGGATGGTCCCCACTAAGTTATGTCGTTTGCAAGGCGCAAGGGCGTGAGATTTGTGGATGGGAGGAGGGTCTCGCTAATGTTGGCTTACATTCTGCGCTTTGCTATTGGTCCATGCTCGTTGAGGCTCAACAGCGACAACTTTCTTGACTTTCGCTTTTCTCGGTGATTTCTGTTGATGTCGATTAAGCTCATAGAAGTGACCCCTTGTATACCAAAACCACTCTGTTGCCTGTATCGAAGAGAGGCCTGGTGGTATCCGTCCTAGAACCTATAAAACTTCTCTCATTCCGTACCTGAAAATCTTCACCCGCTAGGCTGCTCTTCGATTTTTGCCGTTCACGAGTGAATACAACAAGCAGTCCTTTGACTTTTTGACTCATTAACACAATCCTACTGACGCTCATCTGGCTAAGAATTCATAGCTTTTCGCTCAAAATGATGTATCGATGGAAGATTTCGGCTGGTCTCATAGACTTCGGAACCATAAAGTTAATAGAAAAGACTATATAACAGACGCCTTCCCGGATTTAGAAATccattttccttctttttaaatatctatCCAGAATGGTGGGTTATCAGCAATTCGAGCACGATCCAGCGACGCGAGATCTCTTTAGGAACAGAATCACAACACTCAACGGGTTTCGCGAAGTTCTCGAGGACTCATATTTTCTCGCCCTCGACACAGAACATGTTCCAATCGCTAGTGCAAGTGACCGTGTTCTCCACCAAGTTGGACTGGCGTTCACCAAGACACTAAATTCGAGGCATCCTCCATGCCCACCACGGGAACGTGGAATGATAAGGCCAGTACGACGCCTTTATCATTTCGTCGAAGATAACGATATGGAAGTGCTCACCTTTAATATCAATACGAGCCAGAAACTTGGAGATGAAGTTCCTCGCTTCGGCGGTCTTCAAGGCATGCCTATTCGCCGCCCCCATCGCTTTGGCGAGGAAACGTCTCTGTCCATTGAGAATTTAGAGCCCTCTGTCGTGGAGTTCCTATCAAAGTTACCTAAGGACAAGAAACTGGTACTCGTGGGCTTCGGAATGGGAACAGATTGGACTTACCTATCGACAAACTTCCCAGCTGCCatacccttcttctcagcctggATAGATCTTGGCGACATCGTGGTGGATATCACCTCCTCACCGGCTTCACGATACCCAAGTTTGGAATTTTTAATACAGACATTTGGCTACTGGTGGAAAGACGTCAAGCCTGGGAGGGGATGTCGCAGCGAAGGCAATGCCGACAATGCTGGCGACGATGTCGTGACAACACTTGCTCTGGCACAatctcttctcgaggagagGAACCACAGCACACTCCTCTTCGAACATACGTGTTTCAGAATAGCTAGCTCGGGCAAGATTAGGACTTTTTATGATCCGGCCAAGTGCTTCGCCGCAACCATCAGAAGTAACGGACTGCTCCCGATCAAGATTTCCACGGGTATCAGGATTGCGCGAAAATTCATCGACTTCCATCCAGTTGGCACTGGTCTCTTTTCTAATGAGTTGGGATACGTCACTTTTCGAAACCAAGAGGAGCTTGATCACTTTATTAGCTGTGTGGATGGGATGGTGCTGCATACGGGCGAGACCCTCTCTGCTCAACGGTATATCCAGGTCAATACAGAGACGCCGGAGGACAAGAAgttgaaagaagagaagcgcataatgagagggaagaagagggaagaagatgaggaggaagttgTGGAGTTGAGGAATCTCTTCTCTTGACTTTTTATCGTGTTTAATATGACGTAGTCCAATAACAAGCATGCATAATGATGTTACGCTCTGTTATTCGTCTTGTGAATTTCAATAGTTGGTTCTAGACTTCTATGAGATACTCGTCATGGTTAAcagattatttaattttgATCGTTCATTTTACAATATTTTGAAAGATACGAGCATGATATCTCGATGTTCATATCGTTAGTGGAGGTCTTGGATCATGGCCAGCAGCCTAAATTAGTGGGGATGTGCGCTAAGCTTCAGTGCCCCTGCACTAGCGTCAGCAGAAAATTGGGACGCTGATCGCCAACGAGCTTGTCGTACCCTACAGCATCGAATTTGTCTTGACAACCATCCATCAATGCCTCACAAACTGAGACTCAAACGGCCATAGCACTTAAATTGCAAATAAGGCTGCGCTGCGATGATTGATTGTCCATATTTCAATTGTCTCCATTATCAAAACCGAGAGCTCGATTCTTTCTGGTGTACTTGTTGTTTAGTACGCTATCTGGGTGCCTTACGTCAGGTTTCTGTGCACACCGGTTATTCAAGTACTTGGGTCAAACTTGAGtaatcttgctcttctgctGCATAAATATCTGCAAGTTTAATCTCACGTTAGAAACCCGCAATTGCTTGTGTCTACTGCAGCGTTATTACAGCTTGGTTATGTTGTTGGTCGCTCCTCGCATTGGTTGGGGATTGATTTCAGGCGAGAAAACGCCTTACTGGCCTGGACGGCCTCTTTATTTTCGCgataagaaaaaagaaaaccccGGTCTCAACACGTTGCTTAATACGATAATCTTATCGCATCTCCGAAACATAACGGACCGTAGCTCCCATGGTCCACCAAGCAACTTTAGTCAGGACATGCTTGACGTCAAGACACGATGGGGCAGCGGAAGTCTCTGATCCGATAACTATTTCCCTGAGTTCATTGGGCATTTTCAACCTTAGCTGCGCTCGCGAACGCCACTTAATCTCTTATCCAAGGTAAACTCAGGGGAATCGGCGCCTAACGGAGGGCGGCGTTGGGGCTGGCCCGCAAAAGAAACGAGCCAAAAATCAATAGTCTCATCCTAGCTCTATGCACTTGGAAATATCCATCATAGCTGCCGATCCTTTATTATTGCGATGCGCAATGTCTATACAAAACCCATACGCGCTGCCTCTTGTGATTTTTTCGGTTTCCCCTTCAGTCATCCTTCAGACCAGTCACTCTTTTAACAAGATATCTTCGGTATCACTACGTTCGCTAAGATGATGTTCCCCAACTTCGCTGCCGGCCTTGTTGCCGCTCTTTCTATCTCCGGTGTCAACGCTGGTCTTTGCCGTCCTAGCTCGCAGACCAGCGTGGTGGTTTCGTCTGGTAGCACTACTGCTAAGACTGCGTCTGAGACTTCAGCCACGCAGACTGTTGTTGGTACCACTACCACCAGTGTCGAGACCGGTTCAGAGACGACCACCAGTGATGCTGGTGCTGAGACGACCACGAGCGTTGAGTCTGGATCTGAGACTACTACTGCCGAGACCGGATCTGAGACCACTACCGTTGCGATTGTCTCtgacaccaccaccaccgctgAGACATCCTTTGCCACTACTACTGTACTCACCACCTCTGGTATCGATGTCACCACCGACGTGACCAccttcatcaccatcaccgccaCCGACACAACCACTTCTGAACTCGCCACTACTTCTGCTTTCGTCCCTGCCGACCTTTTCCCCTGCGAAGTCAGCCAGGACTGTGAAGCCTACGTTCAGCTCTGCGATGCTGTCCGCTGCGGCTGTATCAACCGCAACTGCGAGCAACTCACTGGCACCACCACTGCTGAGGCTACCACCACCGCTGCTGTCGATGAGGAAACCACCACTACCGCTGAGGCTACCACTACTGCCGCCGCCGAGGAGAACACTACCACTGCTGTAGTTGAGGAGCCTGCTACAACCACTCAAGCCGAGGAGGCCGAGACTACTGTGGCACCCCTTCGTCGACGCGCTCTCGCTAGCGCTGTCCCCGAGGGCACTCACTACTGCGATGTTCCTAAGGACtgtgaggagaagatcgaCATAAATGGATACAGCTGCGTGGACTTCGGGTGCACTTGTCTCGAGAACTCCTGCGTTGCTGAGATGCCCTACCCCTAAGGGATGAGGGTGATAAGCTCAGTGTACTTTATCTAACTGTTGACAATAGACGTCAGGCATTTAATACTTCCCTTAACCTTTGGTCCGATCGCTGTGAGCTGCTAGAACATGAAGACATTGTTTTCCGTTATTGCCATTGGATAGTTTCAATTTCTAGTGCTTTGACGAATATTGACAAGGAACCTTGATTGTTTGACCGCTTTGATTCCTTTTTTTTCACTGTGTCCACGTAGAGTGCTGTTAACATCATATTCCGGCCTGATTGGATATCTGAACTGGCTATAGAAACAATGGCAACCTGATGTTTTGTGCCTTCATGATATCATGACATTCTCTTGCCAACTCCCTTCCCCCAGAAGATAAATGATCCTCATCAAAACTGACCTCCAAAAAAGATTTCTTCCAATGCTGCCAATGCTCAAACATGGTGGCTGAAATCTCGTATATCTTGTCACGCCGACCTCTCACTGCTCTCTCGAAAGACTTGATCTGACTCGAATCTAGTGTTTGCGCCAGTTTCGGTCCTGCAGTCTGCAACCAACCGTGAATCTCATGGATGACGAACTGGAGGTCTTCTCTCTGTGCACAAACAAGGTTGATCGTTTTGTAAGCCCAAAACTCCGTTATTCCTGGTATACCGCGGAGATACATCTTTGCTTCTACCGTCCCTGCTCTCCTGTAGTACTTCTCATCGTAGCTGAAACCCCTATCTTTACCGCCGTGGCAATTACATCGGAGCGATTCATAGCAGTTTTGCCATACGTTGTCAAAGTAGGGCAGTTGACATAGCGATCTTCTGTTTTCGGCGTCGACCCACCAGGGCGAACTGTTGATCGATGGGAGCGTTTTAATCGCGACGAGTAGATCGACCACCATGT
The window above is part of the Fusarium musae strain F31 chromosome 6, whole genome shotgun sequence genome. Proteins encoded here:
- a CDS encoding hypothetical protein (EggNog:ENOG41) gives rise to the protein MMFPNFAAGLVAALSISGVNAGLCRPSSQTSVVVSSGSTTAKTASETSATQTVVGTTTTSVETGSETTTSDAGAETTTSVESGSETTTAETGSETTTVAIVSDTTTTAETSFATTTVLTTSGIDVTTDVTTFITITATDTTTSELATTSAFVPADLFPCEVSQDCEAYVQLCDAVRCGCINRNCEQLTGTTTAEATTTAAVDEETTTTAEATTTAAAEENTTTAVVEEPATTTQAEEAETTVAPLRRRALASAVPEGTHYCDVPKDCEEKIDINGYSCVDFGCTCLENSCVAEMPYP